One region of Pagrus major chromosome 7, Pma_NU_1.0 genomic DNA includes:
- the LOC140999794 gene encoding uncharacterized protein — protein MPVCCVSGCGNKHVPLGALKFYKIPRGCRTFQANRRLLWQQAIQKANGSVEDLARNASICGAHFISGEVSLDIDDPDFVPSVFTSTKQSSGYKKKRKWIYGQRKKRCRTANAEAEGPSTPPRADYPDDFQMPSSPNKAPPSLRLTAALPDLSKMIPTVLLKSVFKPASGFQCELCNQTFTIASQLLKHNQLHEEQRPFICELCGVLFTNLTDFTEHQREHQPSFPCNMCDRSFTTSQNLKRHKLLHVKDGRKCQKCGVLFCQRHNHILYVPQTKSEQDSYMVEESCEDLDGNQMPENSQYVKPEPNQTADLDDGAQSTITITYLPMTTVQIPSSASQTPEPLPKTHNALPPASHTRILTEIPEPVFKKPYSPSPPAPRCSRNNYPATFVQPHLSQLPEFTSSLKMFSPQFLTSAFLEVKRDYEYIFRKPRAIKIEDIVKEEPCELPLIPQSQETVVKHIKEERAAYDLEIVL, from the exons atgcCGGTCTGTTGCGTGTCTGGCTGTGGAAATAAACATGTACCATTGGGCGCGCTCAAATTTTACAAAATACCACGTGGATGTAGGACGTTTCAGGCCAACCGGAGGCTGTTATGGCAACAAGCGATCCAGAAAGCGAACGGCAGCGTCGAGGATCTCGCACGAAATGCTAGTATTTGTGGCGCTCATTTCATATCGG gaGAAGTGTCCTTGGATATCGACGATCCCGACTTTGTGCCTTCGGTGTTCACATCTACTAAACAGAGTTCCGGctacaagaaaaaaaggaaatg GATTTATGGTCAGAGGAAAAAACGGTGCCGTACAGCCAATGCGGAAGCAGAAGGACCGTCAACTCCACCCAGAGCTGATTATCCTGATGACTTCCAGATGCCATCGAGTCCAAACAAGGCACCACCATCATTGAGATTAACGGCAGCACTCCCAGATCTAAGCAAAATGATTCCCACTGTGCTCCTGAAATCTGTATTTAAACCGGCAAGTGGGTTTCAATGTGAGCTATGCAACCAAACTTTCACCATTGCGTCGCAGCTTCTCAAACACAACCAGCTGCATGAAGAACAAAGGCCCTTTATCTGTGAACTTTGTGGAGTGCTTTTCACAAATCTTACCGATTTCACTGAGCACCAGCGTGAGCACCAGCCTTCCTTTCCGTGCAACATGTGTGATCGATCTTTCACTACAAGTCAAAACCTCAAACGTCATAAACTGCTGCATGTCAAAGATGGCAGGAAGTGCCAAAAGTGCGGTGTGCTCTTCTGCCAACGCCATAACCACATTTTATATGTGCCACAGACTAAGTCTGAGCAGGATTCTTATATGGTTGAGGAATCCTGCGAAGATTTAGACGGTAATCAGATGCCAGAAAACAGTCAGTACGTGAAGCCAGAGCCAAATCAGACTGCTGACCTGGATGATGGTGCTCAGAGCACCATTACTATAACATATTTGCCGATGACTACTGTGCAGATTCCTTCGTCTGCATCCCAAACCCCTGAACCTTTACCCAAGACCCATAATGCCCTACCTCCAGCCTCACACACAAGAATCTTAACAGAAATCCCTGAACCAGTGTTTAAAAAACCTTACTCTCCATCCCCGCCGGCACCCAGGTGCTCAAGGAACAACTATCCTGCAACCTTTGTTCAGCCCCATCTCTCACAACTTCCAGAGTTCACGTCTTcattaaagatgttttcaccACAGTTCCTCACCTCTGCATTTCTCGAGGTGAAAAGAGATTATGAATATATTTTCAGAAAACCAAGAGCTATTAAGATTGAGGATATTGTGAAGGAGGAGCCATGCGAGCTGCCACTGATTCCCCAAAGTCAGGAAACAGTTGTGAAGCACATCAAAGAGGAAAGAGCTGCTTATGACCTGGAGATTGTGCTCTGA